GTGCCGGCCTCGGCGGTCTGGGCGTACTCGATCAGCCGCCGGCGTACCCCGGTGGTGCTGTTGTCGATATCGGGATGCCGCCACGGCCCGGTAGACCGGGTATTGCCGAAGGCGAGCAGATGAAGCTCTCTGGACACTCCGGCGACACTACGATCGCGACCGACCGCAGCCGAGGGTTGCGCTCAGCGCGAAGCTATCCCGGCGCGACTACTTCTTGGGCTTGTCCGCGGCTGCGTCGGTGGACAGCGCGGCGACGAACGCCTCCTGAGGAACATCCACGCGGCCGATGGTCTTCATGCGCTTCTTGCCCTCTTTCTGCTTCTCCAGCAGCTTGCGCTTACGGGTGATGTCACCGCCGTAGCACTTGGACAACACATCCTTGCGGATCGCGCGAATGTTCTCGCGGGCAATGATCTTCGATCCGATCGCGGCCTGCACCGGCACCTCGAACTGCTGGCGCGGGATGAGCTCCTTGAGCTTGGTGGTCATCTTGTTGCCGTAGGCCGACGCCGAATCCTTGTGCACGATCGCGCTGAACGCATCCACCGCCTCGCCCTGCAGCAGGATGTCGACCTTGACCAGATCGGCCATCTGCTCGCCGGCCTCTTCGTAGTCGAGGCTGGCGTAGCCGCGGGTGCGCGACTTCAGTGAGTCGAAGAAGTCGAAGATGATCTCGCCCAGCGGCATCGTGTAGCGCAGCTCGACGCGTTCGGGCGACAGGTAGTCCATGCCGCCGAGCTCACCGCGCCGGGACTGACACAGCTCCATGATGGTGCCGATGAACTCGCTGGGCGCGATCACGGTGGTCTTGACCACCGGCTCGTAAACCTCGCGGACCTTGCCCTCGGGCCAGTCCGACGGGTTGGTCACGACGATCTCGGATCCGTCGTCCTTGATGACCCGGTACACGACGTTCGGTGACGTCGAGATGAGGTCGAGATTGAACTCGCGCTCCAGACGTTCACGGGTGATCTCCATGTGCAGCAGGCCGAGGAAGCCGCAGCGGAACCCGAAGCCCAGCGCCACCGAGGTTTCGGGCTCGTAGGTCAGCGCGGCGTCGTTGAGCTGCAGCTTGTCCAAGGCGTCGCGCAGGTCCGGGTAGTCCGACCCGTCCACCGGGTACAGACCCGAGTAGACCATCGGCTTGGGTTCGCGATACCCGGTCAACGCCTCGGTGGCGCCCTTGCGCGCCGTCGTCACGGTGTCGCCGACCTTGGACTGGCGGACGTCCTTCACGCCGGTGATGAGGTAGCCCACCTCGCCGACGCCCAGGCCCTCCGAAGGTTTCGGTTCCGGCGACACGATGCCGACCTCGAGCAGTTCGTGCGTCGCGCCGGTGGACATCATCGCGATGCGTTCGCGTGGGGTGATCTTGCCGTCGACGACGCGGACGTAGGTGACCACACCGCGGTAGATGTCGTAGACCGAGTCGAAGATCATCGCCCGCGCGGGAGCGTCGGCGTTGCCGGTCGGCGCCGGCACCTGCCGGACCACCTCGTCGAGCAGCTCGGCCACTCCCTCACCCGTCTTGCCGGACACCCGCAGCACATCGGACGGCTCGCAGCCGATGATGTGCGCGAGCTCGCCGGCGTAGCGCTCCGGATCGGCGGCGGGCAGGTCGATCTTGTTGAGCACGGGGATGATCGTGAGATCCCGGTCGAGCGCCAGGTACAGGTTGGCCAGGGTCTGTGCCTCGATGCCCTGGGCGGCGTCGACCAGCAGCACCGCACCCTCACAGGCCTCCAGGGCGCGGGACACCTCGTAGGTGAAGTCGACGTGGCCGGGGGTGTCGATCAGGTGGAGGACGAACTGCTCCCCGTTGGCTTCCCAGGGCAACCGCACATTCTGCGCCTTGATGGTGATGCCGCGCTCACGCTCGATGTCCATCCGGTCCAGGTATTGCGCACGCATCGACCGGTCGTCGACGACGCCGGTGAGCTGCAGCATCCGGTCCGCCAGCGTCGATTTGCCATGGTCGATGTGGGCGATGATGCAGAAGTTCCTGATCTGCGCCGGCGCAGTGAACGTCTTGTCGGCGAAGCTGCTGATGGGAATCTCCTGGTGAGCGTGGGTGTCAAGCACGTGCTGTGCCCTCTCAGGGTATCGAGCAAGCACCGTCACGGCACAATCGCCGTCGACTCACTGACCTATGCTCGTCACCATGGCGTCGCAGTGGAAGGCGTTCCAACAGGTTCTCAAGGGCGTCATGGACGGCGCCGAGAACCTGGTGTTCAACGAGGCGCCGAAGTTCGTCCGCCAGTTACAGACCACCGACAACGTTCCGCGGACCGTGCAGCAGGGCATCCAGCAAGGGCTTCAGCAGGGCCTGCGCCTCGGCCTCGAGGTGCTCGCCGGCGGGACCGCCCCGCCGCAGCAGGCGCTGACCGCCGGCCGGCCGGTGTCGCAGCACAGCGTCCCCACCGCCCACCGCGCCCGCAAGATCGTCTACTCGCCCGACCTCGACGGGCAGGCCGATCCCGGTGAGATCGTCTGGACCTGGGTGGTCTACGAGGACGATCCGACGCAGGGCAAAGACCGCCCGGTCCTCGTGGTGGGACGCGATCGGCGCACCCTGCTCGGTCTGATGCTGTCGAGCCAGGATTACCACCGCGACGATCCGGAGTGGGTCGCCATCGGCACCGGAACCTGGGACTACGACGGCAGACCGAGCTGGGTCAGGCTGGACCGGGTGCTGGACGTACCCGAGGAAGGCATCCGCCGCGAGGGCGCGATCCTGGACCGCAGCCGGTTCGAAGCCGTCGCGATGAGGCTGCGCGCTCAGTACTCCTGGAGCTGACCGGCCACGCCGTCCGCCGGGCGGCCGGCTTCGAACCGCACGTACGGTCCGGCGGCGTCGACGGTGATCCGGCACCGCACCCCGTAGACCTCGGCCACCAGCTCCTCGGTCAGCACGTCGGCCGGGCGTCCGGCGGCCGCCACGGTGCCCCCCGACAGCACGACCACGTGGTCGCAGAACATCGCCGCGAGGTTGAGGTCGTGCAGAGCCACCACGCTGGTGACCTCCAGCCGGCGGATCAACGCCAGGATCTCGAGTTGGTGGGCGATGTCGAGATGGTTGGTCGGTTCATCGAGCAGGAGTTCGCTCGGTTCCTGGGCCAGAGCCCGTGCGATCTGCACCCGCTGACGCTCCCCGCCCGACAGCGTGTGCCACAGCCGGTCGGCCATGCCGGCGAGGCCGGTGGCCGACATCGCCGCGGTCACGGCAATGGTGTCGTCGCGGCCGCCGCCGAACACCGAGGCGTGCGGGATCCGGCCGAGCCGGACGATGTCGCGCACCGCGATGTCCAGATCGGTGTCTGCGTGCTGGCCGACCATCGCCACCCGGCGGGCCACCGCGCGCCGCGACATCGTGTGCAGCTCACGGCCGTCGAGCTGCACGGACCCCGAATCAGGCCGGTCGATGCCGGCCAACAGCCGCAGCAGCGACGACTTGCCGGATCCGTTGGGGCCCAGCAACCCGACGGTGCTGCCCGGTACCGGATCCACCGTCACCCCGTCCAGCACGACCCGTCCCGAACGCGTCCAGCACACCCCGGCAGCGCGCAGAGTCATCGACGTATCCCCCTGCGCCGCAACAGAATCAACGCGAACGCGGGGACACCGAGCAGCGCGGTGACCACACCGGTGGGCAGCTCCTGCGGGGCGAAGACCGTCCGGGCCAGCGTGTCCACCCAGACCATGAAGATCGCGCCGAGGATCACCGCGGTCGGCAACAGGCGCCGGTGCCCGGGCCCGACGACAAAGCGCGCGGCGTGCGGCAGCACGAGCCCGACGAATCCGATGGCCCCCGCCGCACTGACCAGCGCGGCGGTGACCAACGCGGTCATCACCAGCAGCACCATGCGCGCCCGGTTCACCGCGACCCCCAAGGTCGCGGCCGCATCCTGGCCGAATGCGAAGGCGTCGAGGGTGCGTGCCTGGGCCAGGCACACCACCAGTCCGACACCGACGACGACCGCGCAGGTGGACACGTCGGACCAGGACACCCCGGCCAGCGATCCCAACAGCCAGAACAGCACTCCCCTGGTCTGTTCGGCGTCGGCGGACGACAACACGACAAAGGACGTCAGCGCCGAGAACAGCTGCGTGCCGGCGACGCCGGCCAGTACCACCCGATCGGTCCCGCCGCCGGCGGCGTAGGCCAGCAGCAGCACCACCGCGAACGACAGCACCGCGCCGGCGAACGCGCCCCCGGACAGGCTCAGCGTGCCGGCACCGACGCCGAGCACCGCGACCAGGACGGCGCCGGTGGAGGCTCCCGACGAGACACCCAACACGAACGGGTCGGCCAGCGGATTGCGCAGCAGCGACTGCAGGATCGCCCCGCACAGCGCCAGCCCGGCACCACAGATCGCCGCCAGGACCACCCGCGGCAGGCGTAGTTGCCAGACGATGCTCTCCTGCAGCCGGGTCACCCCGGACGGCCCGGCGCCGAGGCGATCACCGACGATGCGATACACATCGCCCACCGACAGTGCGGCCGGCCCGATGGTGATGGCCACCGCGGCCGAGAGCACCAGCACGACGAGTCCGGCGATCCACAACCCGCCGAGCCAGCCGGTGCGTACCGTCACCGCGGTGAGCCGAAACCGAGCTCCCGCAAGCCCTTCGCCGCCTTCTCCACACCGTCCACGGTGCGGATCGACGGGTTGAGATCGGCCCCGTTCATCACGATGTACCGACGATGCCGCACGGCGGACAGGCCCCGGGTCAGCGGATTCGATTCCAGGAAATCGATTTTCGTGTCCAACGCGTCACCGTCGATCGTGCGGCGGCTCAGGTCACCGAGCACCAGCACATCCGGGTCACGGTCGGCTACGCTCTCCCAACTCACCTGCGGCCATTCGTCGGTGGTGTCGGCGAAGACGTTGCGCGCCCCGACCGCCCCGGCGATCGCGCCGGGAGATCCGCAGCAGCCGGCGAAGTAGGGCGCTCGGACGTCGGAGAACCAGAACGCCATGTCGACATCGGCACTCACCTCCCGGGCCGCGGCCATCCGTTGGCGCAACGTCGCGATGAGTCGATCACCGCGCTCGGTGACGTCGAAGATCCTTGCCAGGTCCCGGATCTCGGCATAAACCGCCTCCATGGTGAACGGGCTGCTGCGCGCGCCGTCGCCGTTCACCGAGGTCTTGCCCTCGCAGTCGCTGGGCGCCAGATAGGTCGGCACGCCCAGCTCGTCGAACTGATCGCGGTCGGCGACACCTCCGGGCCCGAGGGTGCCGCCGAAGGAAGCCGACACGAAATCGGGCTCGGTGTCGAGCACCGCCTCCAGCGACGGTTTGTTCACCGCCAGCCGTGGCACGCGGGCATTCTGGGTCTCGAGGTCGCTGCGGACCGGGTCGGTCCACGTCGCGGTGCCGACCATACGATCCGCCAAGCCCAGCGAGAGCAGAATTTCGGTGGAGCCCTGGTTCAACGAGACCGCGCGCTGCGGCGGCGCATCGATCACCACCTGTCTGCCGCAATTCTGCACGGTCAGTGGATATCCGGACGACGCACCGGGAACGGCGGCCGGACCCGTCGGGTGCGTGCATCCCGCCAACGACAACGCGGTCACCGCCGCGGCGAGCAGTCGGCCGGCCCAGTTCACTGGGCCAGCCCGAAGGCTTTGAGGCCGGCGGCCAGTTTCACCACCGCGTCGATCTCCCGGATCCCGGGATCGAGTTCAGATCCGGTCAGCACGACGTACCGCTTGGCGCGCACCGCGGACATGTTCCTCGTCACCGGATTCGACTCCAGGAACTTCACTTTCGAGTCCAGGGCGTCCCCGTCGACGCGTCTTCGGTTGAGGTCGGCCAACACCAGGACGTCCGGGTCGCGGTCGGCCAGCGCCTCCCAGCTGACCTCCGGCCAGTCCTCGCGGGCGTCGGCGAACACGTTGGTGACGCCGAGTTCGGTGGCGTACAGACCGGGGGCCGAGCAACAGCCGGCCAGATACGGCGTCCGCAGGCCCGAGAACCAGAACGCGACGCTGGTATCCGGCGCGACGGACGACGGTACGTCGTCGAGCCGCCGGAGGAGCCGGTCGAGCAGGTCCTGACCACGCTGTTGCACGTCGAAGATCTCGGCGAGCTCGCGGATCTCCCGATACAGCGTGTCAAGGGTCAGCGGTTCGGTGCGGGTGACGGTTTCACCGTCGACTCGAGCGCCCGTACACACCGAAGGCGATTGGTAGGTAGGGATTCCCAGCTGGGCGAACCGGCTGCGGTCGGCGACCACTGCGGGCGTGAAGGTGTGTGCGCTGGCCGAGGTGACCAGGTCCGGCTCGACGACGAGCACCGTCTCCAATCCTGGATCGTTGTCCGCGAGGCGAGGCACGGTGGCGTTGTCCGCCGCGAGCTCGGGAAGCACCGGATCGAACCACGTCGAGGTGCCGACCATCCGATCGGCCAGCCCGAGTGCCAGCATGATTTCGGTCGATGACTGGTACAGCGACACCGCCCGCCGCGGCGGACCGTCGAAAGTGACGTTCACACCGCAGTTCTCGATGGTGAGCGGGTAGCTGGTCGAGCGGGGCCCGGTGTCCTCACCGGATGTCCGGCCTGCCTCGGGGGCTCGATCCCCGCAGGCCACCGAGATCGACAACGTGACAGACAACAGGCACATCAGCACGGCGGATCTACGCACGCCAAGACTTCCTTCGATGCAGGGCTCGGTCGCGGAGCCGTCGACAATCGTTCCCCGCCACAGGTGATCGGACTCGAGGCAATGCCTCATACCGTTGCGCGTCAGTTCCGGTTTCGCACCGGATTCCCCTGTTGGTCGGCCTTCGCACTGTAACAGTCACGATGCGGCGCGATTGTCCGCACGCGGCCGGCAAGCCGATGCATCAAATCGGCGTCAGCGGGCATTCCTATGCCATGACCGCGCTACCACCCGACCCCGACCCGGCCGAGACACCCGATCTGGAACCCGGCGGCGGAGTGTCTCCCGGCGCCACACCGCCGGACTCGGCGCAGACCTCGGGGCTGGGCGAACCCGAACCGAGGCCCAGGCACAAGTACACCCCCAGCTCGGTGACCGCGATCATCGCGCTGGTGCTGCTGGTCGCGGTGTTCGTCGCGGCCGGCCTGCTGCTGATCATGCAGATGTCCGGCGTTTTCGATTAGCGTGGCCGATCTGCCCTAGCGCGGCGCGCGCCACATCGGCGTGAGCACCGGCCCGCCGTCGGGCAGCGGGATCTCCCCGGTGACCTCGAAGCCGAACCGCATGTAGTACGGAATGTTGTCGGGATTGCTCGATTCCAGGTAGGCCGGAGCATGCTCGGCGTCCACCCGGTCGAGCCGCGATTGCATCAGGGCATGCCCGAAACCGCCGCCGCGCACCGTCGGATCGCTGCCGATCACGGCCAGATACCAGTGCGGCTCCTCGGGATGATGCTCTTTCATCAGCTCGACCACCCGCTGCCCCTGCCCGAGGCTGCGGCCGAACGCCAGCAGCAGCGTCGGCAGCATGCGCAGCTCTTCACGGGGTGTCTGCTTCCAGCGGCCCGGCCCATCCCACAGCGCCGCCCCGCCGATCTCGCCGCCTCGGCTTGCCACCTCCGCACCGCCACCGGCCAGGAAATGATGGCGCGTGATCGCCGCGAACAACCGGGGCAGACCCTTGGCCCGGCGGGCGTCGTCGGCCAGGATCCAGGACATCACGGGGTCGTTCTGGAAGGCCCGGCCCAGCACCGCGGCCAGCTGCTTGACGTCGGATTTGGCGGGAGGACGGACATCGACGGCAGTCATCCGCCCACCTTCGCACACATGTCCCGTCACGAAACTACGGTTTTTCGCGCGATTCGGCGGAATTCGCGTGAACAACCGTAGTTTCGGCGGTCAGCGCCCCTGGGTGATGTAGGCCTGCAGTTGTTCCTGCTCGGCCTCAAGCTCTTCCATGCGGGTCTTGACGATGTCGCCGATGCTCACGATGCCGGCCAACCGGCCGCCGTCGAACACCGGGATGTGCCGCACCCGGTTCTCCGTCATCAGCGCACTGAGGTGGTCGACGGTGTCGCGGGGCGTACAGGTCGCCACCACCGTCGTCATGATCTCCGACACCGGCTGCGCCAACAGGCTGCTGCCCCGCTCGTGCAGTTTGCGCACCACATCACGTTCCGACACGATGCCGGCCAACCCATCGGGCCCCAACACCACCATGGCGCCGATGTTCAGCTCGGTCAGCCCGGCCAACAGTTCGGTCACCGTGGTCTCGGGCGAAATCGTCACCACCGCCGTGCCCTTGTTTTTCAGCACGTCCGCGATTCGCATCGGCAGCCTCCGATCGTGATCCACCTCACACCAGGCTAAGACGGCTCTCGTCAGGAAGAAAGGGGCCACGCGGACCCGACCGTCGCCTTTCCCGCGTGTCCCGGCGCCGCGACGGGTAGGAATGGAGCCATGATCGAGGTCACGCTGCTCGGCACCGGCAGCCCGATCCCCGACCCGCTGCGGGCCGGACCGTCGACCCTGGCACGCGCCGGTGACCAGACCTTTCTCATCGACTGCGGCCGTGGCGTCCTGCAGCGCCTGGCGGCCGTCGGGTTGGGCGCCAATCAACTCAGTGCACTGCTGCTGACCCATCTGCACAGTGATCACATCGCCGACCTCGGCGACGTGATCATCACCCGCTGGGTCAGTACGTTCGCCCCGGACGCGCCACCGCTGCCGATCATCGGCCCGCCGGGCACCGCCGAGGTGGTCGAAGCGACGCTGCGGGCTTTCGGGCACGACATCGGTTACCGCATCGCCCACCACGCCGACCTCACCGCGCCGCCGCCGGTGGAGGTGCACGAACACACCGACGGCGTGGTCTGGGATCACGGCGACGTGCACATCCGTGTGGCCCCCACCGATCATCGGCCGGTGACGCCCACCATCGGATTCCGCATCGAACACGGCGGAGCCTCGGTGGTGGCCGCGGGCGACACCGTGCCGTGTCCCAGCCTGGACGCGTTGGCTGCCGGCGCAGGAGCACTGGTGCACACGGTGATTCGCAAGGATCTCGTCGAACAGCTTCCGCTGCAACGGATCCGCGACATCTGCGACTACCACTCGTCGGTGCAGGAGGCGGCGGCCACCGCAACCAGGGCCGGCGTCGGGATCCTCATCCTCACCCACTACGTACCGGCGATCGCTCGGGGCACCGAAGACCAGTGGCGGGCACTGGCAGCCGCCGAATTCGACCGCCAGATCGAGCTCGGCGACGATCTGCACCGCGTCCAGGTGCATCCGGGGGTGTGCGTCAAGCCAGCCGGGTGACCTCGACCACCACGTCGAGATCGGTCGAGCCCTCGCCGGAGTAGATTCCCTTGAGCGGAGCCACATCCGAATAGTCCCGGCCCACGCCGACACTGACGTACTGTTCGTTGATCTCGGTGTCGTTGGTCGGGTCGTAGTGCCACCAGCCGCCGCTCCACGCCTGGATCCAGGCGTGGCTCTGGCCGTCGATGGTGTCGCCCACCACCGCCTCACGCGTCGGATGCAGATAACCCGACACATACCGGGCCGGGATCCCCATGGACCGCAACATGATCAGCGAGAGATGCGCGAAGTCCTGACACACCCCCTTGCCCTCACGCAACGCGTCCAGCCCTGAGGAGTGCACCCCGGTGGTGCCCGGCACATAGTCGAGCTCACTGCGCACCCACTGCGCCACGGCCATCACTGCCTCGAACGGATTGTGGTCCTTGGCGATCCGTCGGCCCACGCGCTCGATGCGCTTGCTGCGCGGGGTGTAATGGGTCGGGCTCAGCACCTCGTCGAACCGGTCGAACACGGCCTCGGTACCCAGGTCATCCCAGCCGACCAGCTCCTCGGGCTTCTCGGCGACATCGGTCTCGACCACCGAGGACCCCGAAACCTCCAACTCGGTGTGGGGGGCGTGCAGGTCGAACGCCGTCACCGCCGTGCCCCAGTAGTCGACATAGCGATATGACCTGGTGGCCGGGACGGTCTCGACCCGGTTCAGGATCACATTCTGACGCGAATCGGAACGCGGCGTCAGCCGAGCCTCGTTGAACGACGCGGTCACCGCCGACTTGTAGGCATACCCGGTCGAGTGCACCACCCGTAGCCGCCACATCTAGACTTCGCCCTCCTCGATCACAACCACGTCCCCGTGCCCGGCATCGGTCCACGCCACCCACGGCGCGGAGTGGAAGTACTGCAGCGCCAGCGCATCTCCGACGTCACGGCAGGTTTTCTGCAGCCCGGCCAGCCGGGCATCGAGGGATTCCAGCAGCGCGCCCGGTTGCAGGAATTCCAGCTCACTGCGGGCCCGGCCGAGCAGCCGCTGCGCCTCGGCGGTGGCACCCAGCCGGTTGTGCGGCCGGTTGAGCAGCTCGTCGAGACTGTGTTCGGCCAACCGCAGCGAATAGAAGACCGACCGCGGGAACAGCCGGTCCAGCAACATGAACTCCACGACCCGGCCGGCGTCCAGCACGCCCCGATAGGTGCGCAGGTAGGTGTCATGGGCCCCGGCCGAACGCAGCAACGTCACCCAGGCCGGCGACGACCCGCTGTCCCCCACCCGGGACAACAACAACCGGACGGTCATGTCGACGCGTTCGATCGCGCGGCCCAGCACCATGAACCGGTAGCCGTCGTCTCGGCTCAGCGTGGAGTCGGCCAGCCCGGCGAACATCGCCGCACGGCCCTCCACATACGACAGGAACTCGTGCGGGCCAAGCCGTTTGGCCGCCCTCTCCCGCTCGGCCAGCGCGTTGTAGGTGGTGTTGAGACACTCCCAGATCTCGGTCGAGGTGACCTCGCGGGCACCGCGGGCGTTCTCCCGGGCGGCCGAGATCGAGTCGACGATCGAATTGCCGTTGCTGTCCCGGCTGTACGCCACGATGTCGGTCAGCGACCACACGTCCAGGGGTCGATCGGGCGGCTCGATTCCGAGGACCCGCAGCAGCGTCCGGGACGCGATGTCCGGGTCGACACTGGAGTCCTCCAACAGCTGATGGACCGTGACGTCGAGAATGCGTGCCGTGTCGTCGGCCCGCTCGACATAGCGGCCGATCCAGTACAACGACTCCGCGTTGCGCGCCAGCATCTACCCCACCCCCTACTGCTGTTGCTGCGATGACGAACCATCAGGTGCGCCATCGCCTTTGGGCCCCTTGGCGGATTTGGGCAGGGATCGCACCACCTCGGCCGCGGCCAGCTCACGGTCGGCCACCGACGCCCGCGACGCCAGTACCCAGGTGTCCTTCGAGCCGCCGCCCTGACTGGAGTTCACCACCAGGGATCCCTCGGGCAACGCGACGCGGGTCAGCCCGCCCGGCAGCACCCAGACGTCGTTGCCGTCGTTCACCGCGAACGGACGCAGGTCCACGTGCCGGGGGGCCAGCTTGTTGTCGATCTGGGTGGGCACCGTGGACAGCTGCATCACCGGCTGGGCGATCCAACCGCGCGGGTCGTTGCGGATCTTCTTGGCGACCGCGGCCAACTCCTTGGCCGAGGCGTCCGGGCCGAACACGATGCCGTACCCGCCCGAGCCCTCGACCGGTTTGATCACGAGCTCGTCGATCCGGTCGAGCACTTCCTCCCGCTCGGAGTCCAGCCAGCAGCGGTAGGTGTCGACGTTGGCCAGCACGGGTTTCTCGCCGAGGTAGTACTCGATGATGGTCGGCACATAGGTGTAGACGAGCTTGTCGTCGCCGACCCCGTTGCCCACCGCGCTGGAGATCACCACGTTGCCGGCCCGGGCCGCGTTGAGCAGACCGGCCACCCCGAGCACCGAGTCGGGACGGAACTGCATCGGGTCCAGGAAGGCGTCGTCGATGCGGCGGTAGATGACGTCGACCTGGCGCTCCCCCTCGGTCGTGCGCATGTACACAGCGTTGTCGCGGCAGAACAGATCGCGGCCCTCGACCAGTTCGACCCCCATCTGCCGCGCCAGCAGCGAATGCTCGAAGTAGGCCGAGTTGTAGACGCCGGGCGTCAGCACCACGACCGTGGGATCGGCGACGTTGGTCGGCGCCGCGTTGCGCAGTGCCCGCAGCAGATGCGAGGAGTAGTCGCCGACCGCGCGCACCCGGTGGGTGGCGAACAGGTTCGGGAAGACGCGCGCCATGGTGCGCCGGTTCTCCATCACATAGGAGACTCCCGAGGGCGAGCGCAGGTTGTCCTCGAGCACCCGGAAGTCGCCCTTGTCGTCACGGATCAGGTCGATGCCCGCGACATGGATACGGACCCCGTTGGGCGGGACGATGCCTGCTGCTTCGCGGTGGAAGTGCTCGCACGAGGTCACCAGCCGGCGCGGGATCACGCCGTCGCGCAGGATCTCCTGCTCGCCGTAGATGTCGTCGAGGAACATCTCCAGCGCCTTGACCCGTTGGGTGATGCCGCGTTCCAGCCGGGACCACTCGGCCGCCGAGATCACCCGCGGCACCAGATCGAGCGGGAACGGCCGCTCCTGGCCCGACAGCGAGAACGTGATGCCCTGGTCGATGAACGCCCGGCCCAGCGCGTCCGAGCGCGAGCGCAGCTCCGAGGCGTCCGACGGAGCAAGCTCGGCGAAGATGCCCTTGTACGGTCCGCGCACGTTGCCTGAGGCGTCGAACATCTCGTCGAAAGCGTCCGAGTACCGGCCCAGCCGGTTGTAGCCGTCGAAGACGCCCTGATGTTTGGCGCGGCGCGGCGACGCAGCCCGCGGCCCGGCCGGGCCGGACCCGTTCGGCTCCACACCCTGCGCACCGACTGTTCTCAGGCTCACCCTCCTCATGCTGCACCACCCAACGGCATTTCGCCGGTTCAATGGCGCAGCTCGTTTCGGCAGGCCAAGGGCCGATTGACGTGGTATTAAGGTGGTCGAGAAGCCCTGCGCAGGGTGCCGCGCGGCCGAGGATTCACCGGCGCCGCTTTGGGAGTTCGGACGTCCCGCTGGTACCCTGAACAGTCGCTGCCCGCAGTGCGGGTGGGCGCACCCAGACTTCGGTAACCCCAGCTAGAGAATTACGAAGGAATTTTTACGTGGCCAACATCAAGTCGCAGGAAAAGCGCATCCGCACCAACGAGCGTCGTCGGCTGCGTAACCAGTCGGTGAAATCGTCGCTGCGTACGGCCGTCCGCGGCTTCCGCGAGGCCGTCGAGGCAGGCGAGAAGGACAAGGCCGCCGAGTTGCTGGTGTCGACCAGCCGCAAGCTCGACAAG
The genomic region above belongs to Mycolicibacterium sp. HK-90 and contains:
- a CDS encoding CBS domain-containing protein, with the translated sequence MRIADVLKNKGTAVVTISPETTVTELLAGLTELNIGAMVVLGPDGLAGIVSERDVVRKLHERGSSLLAQPVSEIMTTVVATCTPRDTVDHLSALMTENRVRHIPVFDGGRLAGIVSIGDIVKTRMEELEAEQEQLQAYITQGR
- the rpsT gene encoding 30S ribosomal protein S20 codes for the protein MANIKSQEKRIRTNERRRLRNQSVKSSLRTAVRGFREAVEAGEKDKAAELLVSTSRKLDKAASKGVIHANQAANKKSALALALNKL
- a CDS encoding ribonuclease Z → MIEVTLLGTGSPIPDPLRAGPSTLARAGDQTFLIDCGRGVLQRLAAVGLGANQLSALLLTHLHSDHIADLGDVIITRWVSTFAPDAPPLPIIGPPGTAEVVEATLRAFGHDIGYRIAHHADLTAPPPVEVHEHTDGVVWDHGDVHIRVAPTDHRPVTPTIGFRIEHGGASVVAAGDTVPCPSLDALAAGAGALVHTVIRKDLVEQLPLQRIRDICDYHSSVQEAAATATRAGVGILILTHYVPAIARGTEDQWRALAAAEFDRQIELGDDLHRVQVHPGVCVKPAG
- a CDS encoding transglutaminase family protein, translated to MWRLRVVHSTGYAYKSAVTASFNEARLTPRSDSRQNVILNRVETVPATRSYRYVDYWGTAVTAFDLHAPHTELEVSGSSVVETDVAEKPEELVGWDDLGTEAVFDRFDEVLSPTHYTPRSKRIERVGRRIAKDHNPFEAVMAVAQWVRSELDYVPGTTGVHSSGLDALREGKGVCQDFAHLSLIMLRSMGIPARYVSGYLHPTREAVVGDTIDGQSHAWIQAWSGGWWHYDPTNDTEINEQYVSVGVGRDYSDVAPLKGIYSGEGSTDLDVVVEVTRLA
- a CDS encoding alpha-E domain-containing protein; translated protein: MLARNAESLYWIGRYVERADDTARILDVTVHQLLEDSSVDPDIASRTLLRVLGIEPPDRPLDVWSLTDIVAYSRDSNGNSIVDSISAARENARGAREVTSTEIWECLNTTYNALAERERAAKRLGPHEFLSYVEGRAAMFAGLADSTLSRDDGYRFMVLGRAIERVDMTVRLLLSRVGDSGSSPAWVTLLRSAGAHDTYLRTYRGVLDAGRVVEFMLLDRLFPRSVFYSLRLAEHSLDELLNRPHNRLGATAEAQRLLGRARSELEFLQPGALLESLDARLAGLQKTCRDVGDALALQYFHSAPWVAWTDAGHGDVVVIEEGEV
- a CDS encoding circularly permuted type 2 ATP-grasp protein — translated: MFDASGNVRGPYKGIFAELAPSDASELRSRSDALGRAFIDQGITFSLSGQERPFPLDLVPRVISAAEWSRLERGITQRVKALEMFLDDIYGEQEILRDGVIPRRLVTSCEHFHREAAGIVPPNGVRIHVAGIDLIRDDKGDFRVLEDNLRSPSGVSYVMENRRTMARVFPNLFATHRVRAVGDYSSHLLRALRNAAPTNVADPTVVVLTPGVYNSAYFEHSLLARQMGVELVEGRDLFCRDNAVYMRTTEGERQVDVIYRRIDDAFLDPMQFRPDSVLGVAGLLNAARAGNVVISSAVGNGVGDDKLVYTYVPTIIEYYLGEKPVLANVDTYRCWLDSEREEVLDRIDELVIKPVEGSGGYGIVFGPDASAKELAAVAKKIRNDPRGWIAQPVMQLSTVPTQIDNKLAPRHVDLRPFAVNDGNDVWVLPGGLTRVALPEGSLVVNSSQGGGSKDTWVLASRASVADRELAAAEVVRSLPKSAKGPKGDGAPDGSSSQQQQ